Proteins from one Deinococcus actinosclerus genomic window:
- a CDS encoding biotin-dependent carboxyltransferase family protein → MTAPLPRGSRPVPGGPLATGATVLRAGVQSTVQDAGRRARALGVPAGGAADPVARRLANALVGNAADAAGLEVTLGGPTVLFHEAALVSLCGAPFDATLDGVSFPLWRAVPVQAGQTLTVGGTARGLRAFLAVRGGLHGHEVFGSRATDLRAGFGGLEGRALRPGDHLTWAPLPARAARRAFIAPDLHTPTGPHHELRMLGTGDLTDDLRAALLDRPFTVSPQADRMGARLSESVAAPRDPARPSLPNVPGLLQLPPDGRPILLLPDAGTHGGYPTPLVVIRADLPRLGQLRPGDTLTLREVSRQDARAAHLAQERALRPAEWSLAL, encoded by the coding sequence GTGACCGCCCCCCTGCCCCGGGGGTCCCGGCCGGTGCCCGGTGGGCCGCTCGCCACCGGCGCGACCGTCCTGCGCGCGGGCGTGCAGAGCACCGTGCAGGACGCCGGGCGGCGCGCGCGGGCGCTGGGCGTCCCGGCGGGCGGCGCGGCGGACCCGGTCGCGCGGCGGCTGGCGAACGCCCTGGTGGGCAACGCGGCGGACGCGGCGGGCCTGGAGGTCACGCTGGGCGGTCCCACGGTCCTCTTTCACGAGGCGGCGCTGGTCAGCCTGTGCGGCGCGCCGTTCGACGCGACGCTCGACGGCGTTTCCTTCCCGCTGTGGCGGGCCGTGCCCGTGCAGGCCGGGCAGACCCTGACGGTCGGCGGAACGGCGCGTGGCCTGCGGGCGTTCCTGGCGGTGCGCGGCGGCCTGCACGGGCACGAGGTCTTCGGCAGCCGCGCCACCGATCTGCGCGCCGGCTTCGGCGGGCTGGAGGGGCGGGCGCTGCGGCCCGGGGATCACCTGACGTGGGCTCCCCTGCCCGCCCGGGCGGCGCGGCGGGCGTTCATCGCCCCGGACCTTCACACGCCCACCGGACCACACCACGAGCTGCGGATGCTCGGCACCGGCGACCTGACGGACGACCTACGCGCCGCCCTGCTGGACCGGCCCTTCACGGTCAGTCCGCAGGCGGACCGCATGGGCGCGCGCCTGAGCGAATCGGTCGCGGCCCCGCGCGACCCGGCGCGGCCCAGCCTGCCGAACGTGCCGGGCCTGCTCCAGCTGCCGCCGGACGGCCGCCCGATCCTGCTGCTGCCCGACGCGGGCACGCACGGCGGCTACCCCACGCCGCTGGTCGTGATCCGCGCCGACCTGCCCCGCCTGGGCCAGCTGCGGCCCGGCGACACCCTCACCCTGCGCGAGGTGAGCCGCCAGGACGCCCGCGCCGCGCACCTCGCGCAGGAGCGGGCGCTGCGGCCGGCGGAATGGAGTCTCGCGCTGTGA
- a CDS encoding 5-oxoprolinase subunit B family protein codes for MPAPSGPQLPIFEWLGDAALTVRTPLARELYASLRAQPLRGVQEAVPALDLLTLLLDRSTDGEAVPEAVRARLATLHPAPGGTGRTLVVPVTFGGPDLDWCAAHAGLSRAGFVGALCAAPLEVAFLGFTPGFAFLTGLPSELQMPRLDTPRERVPAGSVALGGPWAGVYPRETPGGWRLVGRTALNFFDLSRAAPVPWQPGDRVRFEVRA; via the coding sequence ATGCCTGCACCCTCCGGCCCGCAGCTGCCGATCTTCGAGTGGCTGGGCGACGCGGCCCTGACCGTGCGCACGCCGCTGGCCCGCGAACTGTACGCCAGCCTGCGCGCGCAGCCGCTGCGTGGCGTGCAGGAGGCGGTGCCCGCCCTGGACCTGCTGACGCTGCTGCTCGACCGCTCCACCGACGGCGAGGCCGTCCCGGAGGCCGTGAGGGCGCGGCTGGCGACCCTGCACCCCGCGCCGGGCGGCACCGGGCGGACGCTGGTGGTGCCCGTGACCTTCGGCGGCCCGGACCTCGACTGGTGCGCGGCGCACGCGGGCCTGAGCAGGGCCGGATTCGTGGGGGCGCTGTGCGCGGCCCCGCTGGAGGTGGCGTTCCTGGGCTTCACGCCGGGCTTCGCGTTCCTGACCGGCCTGCCGAGCGAATTGCAGATGCCGCGCCTGGACACCCCGCGCGAGCGGGTCCCGGCGGGCAGCGTGGCGCTGGGCGGCCCCTGGGCGGGCGTGTACCCGCGTGAGACGCCGGGCGGGTGGCGGCTGGTGGGGCGCACGGCCCTGAACTTCTTCGACCTGTCCCGCGCGGCCCCGGTGCCGTGGCAGCCCGGCGACCGGGTACGCTTCGAGGTCCGCGCGTGA
- a CDS encoding GGDEF domain-containing protein produces the protein MLPDFRSDVLRSPLHDAGGVFRTTLDRRILNQRLIGGILAATLLAALFHQNNPFEQLALTAMAVLMGALLAALTFTRLPLLTVQVTGLLGGWAYLLAKTAYVLFALPGDAGLPMLMGLAPWAAVLLAAHLWILGARRSAVLNAAALGSMGALLLIKLVLAPAAAHSSVTGTLLQMLLASAVLLFGQRHAAQRLRADVRRAVLGQDTAGLDALTGLPDRVTLERQLEGLFQQDPEQLVVAAIGVDTPGGQPADATFQPRLAAHVSRVLMGTVRDQDLLGCLGDGVAALVMRAPDARSARAACERLRVRVASRPLDGMNPTVTIGVVYADGHLDALALLRAAEDTLSAARRSGTNRVLLGPVITGEAHEAAEHLPPQALPA, from the coding sequence ATGCTGCCCGATTTCCGATCCGACGTGCTGCGCTCGCCCTTGCATGACGCGGGCGGGGTGTTCCGCACCACGCTCGACCGCCGGATCCTGAACCAGCGGCTGATCGGGGGGATACTGGCCGCGACCCTGCTGGCCGCGCTGTTCCATCAGAACAACCCCTTCGAGCAGCTGGCCCTCACCGCGATGGCTGTGCTGATGGGCGCGCTGCTGGCCGCGCTGACCTTCACGCGGCTGCCACTGCTGACGGTACAGGTGACCGGGCTGCTGGGCGGCTGGGCCTACCTGCTGGCCAAGACGGCGTACGTCCTGTTCGCCCTGCCCGGCGACGCGGGCCTGCCCATGCTGATGGGTCTGGCGCCGTGGGCGGCCGTACTCCTGGCCGCGCACCTGTGGATCCTGGGCGCGCGACGCAGCGCGGTCCTGAACGCGGCCGCGCTGGGCAGCATGGGCGCCCTGCTCCTGATCAAACTCGTCCTGGCCCCGGCCGCCGCGCACAGCAGCGTGACCGGCACGCTGCTGCAGATGCTGCTGGCGAGCGCGGTGCTGCTGTTCGGCCAGCGGCACGCGGCGCAGCGCCTGAGGGCGGACGTCCGCCGCGCGGTGCTGGGGCAGGATACGGCGGGACTCGACGCCCTGACGGGCCTGCCGGACCGCGTGACGCTGGAGCGTCAGCTGGAGGGCCTGTTCCAGCAGGACCCGGAGCAGTTGGTGGTGGCCGCCATCGGCGTGGACACTCCGGGCGGCCAGCCGGCGGACGCGACGTTCCAGCCGCGCCTGGCGGCCCACGTGTCGCGCGTGCTGATGGGCACCGTGCGCGACCAGGACCTGCTGGGCTGCCTGGGCGACGGCGTGGCCGCCCTGGTGATGCGCGCCCCGGACGCCCGCTCGGCCCGCGCCGCCTGCGAGCGGCTGCGGGTGCGCGTGGCGTCGCGGCCCCTGGACGGCATGAACCCCACCGTGACCATCGGGGTGGTGTACGCCGACGGGCACCTGGACGCCCTGGCCCTGCTGCGCGCGGCTGAGGACACCCTGAGCGCCGCGCGGCGCAGCGGCACGAACCGCGTCCTGCTGGGCCCCGTGATCACCGGGGAGGCGCACGAGGCGGCGGAGCATCTGCCCCCACAGGCCCTGCCGGCCTAG
- the pxpA gene encoding 5-oxoprolinase subunit PxpA, producing the protein MTRASIDLNADLGEGSAHEEAVMAAVSSANIACGGHAGDAQSMRDSLRLAARFGVSAGAHPGFPDREGFGRRELHFPPDEVRAFVRGQIEALKVIAAREGVPLRHVKPHGMLYNMAVRDEALARAVAQAAADSGVPLYFGLAAPGSLMLREARAAGLREIGEGFADRGYAPDGSLWPRAQAGALLPFPAAVAQGVRIARSGLTAAVSGEEVAVPARTLCLHGDGAEAAELAGALRAALEEAGLRVTAP; encoded by the coding sequence ATGACCCGGGCAAGCATCGACCTGAACGCGGATCTGGGCGAGGGCAGCGCGCACGAGGAGGCGGTGATGGCGGCCGTGAGCAGCGCGAACATCGCCTGCGGCGGGCACGCCGGGGACGCGCAGAGCATGCGGGACTCCCTGCGGCTGGCGGCGCGCTTCGGGGTCTCGGCGGGCGCGCACCCGGGGTTCCCGGACCGCGAGGGCTTCGGGCGGCGTGAGCTGCACTTCCCGCCCGACGAGGTGCGGGCCTTCGTGCGCGGGCAGATTGAGGCGCTGAAGGTGATCGCGGCGCGCGAGGGGGTGCCGCTGCGGCACGTCAAGCCGCACGGGATGCTCTACAACATGGCCGTCCGCGACGAGGCGCTGGCCCGCGCGGTGGCGCAGGCGGCGGCCGACAGTGGCGTGCCGCTGTACTTCGGGCTGGCCGCGCCCGGCAGCCTGATGCTGCGTGAGGCGCGCGCCGCCGGCCTGCGCGAGATCGGCGAGGGTTTCGCCGACCGGGGCTACGCACCCGACGGGAGCCTGTGGCCGCGCGCGCAGGCGGGCGCCCTGCTGCCCTTCCCGGCGGCGGTGGCGCAGGGCGTGCGGATCGCCCGCAGTGGCCTGACGGCCGCCGTGAGCGGCGAGGAGGTGGCGGTGCCCGCCCGGACGCTGTGCCTGCACGGCGACGGTGCGGAGGCCGCCGAGCTCGCCGGGGCGCTGCGCGCGGCGCTGGAAGAGGCCGGGCTGCGCGTCACGGCGCCCTGA
- a CDS encoding nitrilase-related carbon-nitrogen hydrolase encodes MTAPTPQAPRHVRAVAVQPHWSARDFTTPDAFRRWMRAQLDMARPHLQEGGVNLVVLTELNGLPLVLRGGGWALRLRTFERVALALFLARLPRALPVLLRERVSPIRALQLADIDTNTELYLRTCRELAREYGVYLCCGSAPMPRYTRHGEVLRRAPGVLTNQTVLLDPHGDLIGVTDKVHLTPDEEAGGVDLTPGDLSDLRVFPTPAGDLGVAISLDAFRADVIGSLAAQGCTVLLQPDANGAPWTSQEGLPPDPARVRDQPVAWLESSWQVTAQRQIPYAVNPMVVGNLLDLTFDGQSAITGPAEQAPSLRSYVLTDPRPGFLALAPWVTEGTPDELRQAGLDRAAHSGHPLENEYREDTLHADLTLPPAARPAPPRTPHEDALDALLRGEAHAPRPGTWRAALPALPLLALPLLALALLRRRP; translated from the coding sequence ATGACTGCCCCCACCCCGCAGGCCCCGAGGCACGTCCGCGCGGTCGCCGTGCAACCCCACTGGAGTGCGCGCGACTTCACGACGCCCGACGCGTTCCGCCGCTGGATGCGCGCCCAGCTGGACATGGCCCGCCCGCACCTCCAGGAGGGCGGCGTGAACCTCGTCGTGCTGACCGAACTGAACGGCCTGCCGCTCGTGCTGCGCGGCGGCGGCTGGGCGCTGCGCCTGCGCACCTTCGAGCGGGTGGCGCTGGCGCTGTTCCTCGCGCGGCTGCCGCGCGCCCTGCCGGTCCTGCTGCGCGAGCGGGTGTCGCCCATCCGCGCCCTGCAACTCGCGGACATCGACACGAACACCGAACTGTACCTGCGGACCTGCCGCGAGCTGGCCCGCGAGTACGGCGTGTACCTGTGCTGCGGCAGCGCCCCGATGCCCCGCTATACGCGCCACGGCGAGGTCCTGCGCCGCGCGCCCGGCGTCCTGACGAACCAGACCGTCCTGCTCGACCCGCACGGCGACCTGATCGGCGTGACCGACAAGGTGCACCTCACGCCCGACGAGGAGGCCGGCGGCGTCGACCTGACGCCCGGCGACCTGAGCGACCTGCGGGTGTTTCCCACGCCCGCCGGGGACCTGGGCGTCGCCATCAGCCTCGACGCGTTCCGCGCGGACGTCATCGGGTCGCTGGCCGCGCAGGGCTGCACCGTCCTGCTGCAACCCGACGCGAACGGCGCTCCCTGGACCAGTCAGGAGGGCCTCCCGCCCGATCCCGCCCGGGTGCGCGACCAGCCCGTCGCGTGGCTGGAAAGCAGCTGGCAGGTCACCGCGCAGCGCCAGATTCCCTACGCCGTGAATCCCATGGTCGTCGGGAACCTCCTCGACCTCACCTTCGACGGCCAGAGCGCCATCACCGGCCCCGCCGAGCAGGCCCCCAGCCTGCGCAGCTACGTCCTGACCGACCCGCGCCCCGGCTTCCTGGCCCTGGCCCCCTGGGTCACGGAGGGCACCCCGGACGAACTGCGGCAGGCCGGACTGGACCGCGCCGCGCACAGCGGGCACCCGCTGGAAAACGAGTACCGCGAGGACACCCTGCACGCCGACCTGACCCTCCCACCCGCTGCCCGCCCCGCGCCCCCCCGCACCCCGCACGAGGACGCCCTGGACGCCCTGCTCCGCGGCGAGGCCCACGCGCCCCGCCCCGGGACGTGGCGCGCGGCGCTGCCCGCGCTGCCCCTGCTGGCGCTGCCCCTCCTGGCACTGGCGCTGCTGCGCCGCCGCCCCTGA
- a CDS encoding extracellular solute-binding protein, with translation MRALPLTALLLATAAHAAPVRVEFWHAMGGVQGAVQTYAREFNASQSTYEVVPVAQGTYRDLLPKLQAALRSGSAPALVQLEFTQFPALARAGQLTDLSGRVDDLPGALRGDFYPAVWKTGQLDERTYGLPWNVSVPVLMYNAGLLKKAGLNAPDTWAQLEAQSRALATGGRRPLVAAADAWTFEANVLSRGGTLSSGDRPRLNGPDAVDALTQLARMSAAGQAQPRGLNEAVRAAFDFARGQNVFVLASVANWTDARRLPFFNLGIAPFPCEKEGACTVPLGGATLSVPRGTPAAEQAGAVAFWQYLMQPTRLADWVKATAYVPPGGP, from the coding sequence ATGCGCGCCCTGCCCCTGACCGCCCTGCTGCTCGCCACCGCCGCGCACGCCGCGCCTGTCCGCGTGGAGTTCTGGCACGCCATGGGCGGCGTGCAGGGTGCCGTGCAGACCTACGCCCGCGAGTTCAACGCCTCACAGAGCACCTACGAGGTCGTCCCGGTCGCGCAGGGCACCTACCGTGACCTGCTGCCCAAACTCCAGGCGGCCCTGCGGAGCGGCTCGGCGCCCGCGCTCGTGCAGCTGGAATTCACGCAGTTCCCCGCACTGGCCCGCGCCGGGCAGCTCACCGACCTGAGTGGCCGCGTGGACGACCTGCCCGGCGCGCTGCGCGGTGACTTCTACCCCGCCGTGTGGAAGACCGGGCAGCTGGACGAGCGCACCTACGGCCTCCCCTGGAACGTCAGCGTGCCCGTGCTGATGTACAACGCCGGGCTGCTGAAGAAGGCGGGCCTGAATGCCCCGGATACCTGGGCGCAGCTGGAAGCCCAGAGCCGCGCGCTGGCGACCGGAGGCCGCCGCCCCCTGGTGGCCGCCGCCGACGCCTGGACCTTCGAGGCGAACGTCCTCTCGCGCGGCGGGACACTCAGCAGCGGCGACCGCCCCCGCCTGAACGGCCCCGACGCCGTGGACGCCCTGACGCAGCTGGCCCGCATGAGCGCCGCCGGTCAGGCCCAGCCACGCGGGCTGAACGAGGCGGTGCGCGCCGCGTTCGACTTCGCGCGCGGGCAGAACGTGTTCGTGCTCGCCAGCGTCGCCAACTGGACCGACGCGCGCCGGCTGCCGTTCTTCAACCTGGGGATCGCGCCGTTCCCCTGCGAGAAGGAGGGCGCCTGCACCGTCCCGCTGGGCGGCGCGACCCTGAGTGTCCCGAGAGGCACCCCCGCCGCCGAGCAGGCGGGCGCCGTGGCCTTCTGGCAGTACCTGATGCAGCCCACCCGGCTGGCCGACTGGGTGAAGGCCACCGCCTACGTCCCCCCCGGCGGGCCGTGA
- a CDS encoding SDR family NAD(P)-dependent oxidoreductase yields MTQPAPAPRHPTARPVVLLTGASSGIGRATATELASLGYALVIAARRADELHALARQLDPSGARVLAVPTDVTDDTSRRALIAAAHAHFGRIDTLINNAGVTVEKGWWWNDPDPLRVLRVNLEAPIELTRLVLPELQARGSGHIVNIGSVAGRAATNGMYSASKFGIRGFSLALRRELLGTGVHVSLVAPGFVRSEMTASARLPMPGPEVVARAVARVLLRPKAETIVPRLYQPLVWLDGLIPALGDAVVQRLIWRRYDHSGDADPKGAGTKR; encoded by the coding sequence ATGACCCAGCCTGCCCCTGCCCCCCGCCACCCCACCGCGCGGCCTGTCGTGCTCCTGACCGGGGCGTCCAGCGGGATCGGGCGGGCCACCGCGACGGAACTCGCCAGCCTGGGCTACGCGCTGGTCATCGCCGCGCGCCGCGCCGACGAACTCCACGCCCTGGCGCGGCAGCTCGACCCCAGCGGCGCGCGGGTGCTGGCCGTCCCCACCGACGTCACCGACGACACCTCACGCCGCGCACTGATCGCGGCGGCCCACGCGCACTTCGGGCGGATCGATACCCTGATCAACAACGCCGGCGTGACCGTCGAGAAGGGCTGGTGGTGGAACGACCCCGATCCCCTGCGCGTGCTGCGCGTGAACCTGGAGGCGCCCATCGAACTTACGCGGCTGGTGCTGCCCGAACTCCAGGCGCGCGGCAGCGGTCACATCGTGAACATCGGCTCGGTCGCCGGGCGGGCCGCCACGAACGGCATGTACTCCGCCAGCAAGTTCGGCATCCGGGGCTTCAGCCTCGCGCTGCGGCGCGAACTGCTCGGCACCGGCGTGCACGTCAGCCTGGTCGCGCCGGGCTTCGTCAGGAGCGAGATGACTGCCAGCGCCCGCCTCCCCATGCCGGGCCCCGAGGTGGTCGCCCGGGCCGTGGCGCGCGTGCTGCTGCGCCCGAAGGCCGAGACCATCGTGCCGCGCCTGTACCAGCCGCTCGTGTGGCTCGACGGCCTGATTCCCGCGCTGGGCGACGCGGTCGTGCAGCGCCTGATCTGGCGGCGCTACGACCACAGCGGCGACGCTGACCCGAAGGGTGCTGGTACGAAGCGCTGA
- a CDS encoding potassium channel family protein: MKSKQCLVIGLGRFGTAVATTLYEMGHEVVAIDQHEDNVERVMNLVTHAAIVDASDERALRALGVGDFDVVVVAIGTDVQANILATMNAKSLGAPYVVSKAIDEMARRVLERIGADLVIRPEHDMGVRLARQIATPNIVDTLDLGGDYAIVEIEANERLKGTLRDLNLTGRFNVQIIAISRAGKIEVTPRAEDELRPHDKLVVIGTSHNIDDLRRYLGE, translated from the coding sequence ATGAAAAGCAAACAGTGTCTGGTGATCGGCCTGGGCCGCTTCGGTACGGCGGTGGCGACCACCCTGTACGAAATGGGTCACGAGGTCGTGGCCATTGATCAGCATGAAGACAACGTCGAGCGGGTCATGAACCTCGTGACGCACGCCGCGATCGTGGACGCCAGCGACGAGCGGGCCCTGCGCGCCCTGGGCGTCGGGGATTTCGACGTGGTGGTGGTCGCCATCGGCACGGACGTGCAGGCGAACATCCTGGCGACCATGAACGCCAAGAGTCTGGGCGCTCCGTACGTGGTGAGCAAGGCCATCGACGAGATGGCGCGGCGGGTGCTCGAGCGCATCGGGGCGGATCTCGTCATCCGGCCTGAGCACGACATGGGCGTGCGGCTGGCGCGGCAGATCGCCACGCCGAACATCGTGGACACCCTGGATCTGGGCGGCGACTACGCCATCGTGGAGATCGAGGCGAACGAGCGCCTGAAGGGCACGCTGCGCGACCTGAACCTCACGGGGCGCTTCAACGTGCAGATCATCGCGATCAGCCGCGCCGGGAAGATCGAGGTGACACCCCGCGCCGAGGACGAGCTGCGCCCGCACGACAAGCTGGTCGTGATCGGCACCAGTCACAACATCGACGACCTGCGCCGCTACCTGGGCGAGTGA
- a CDS encoding DUF4384 domain-containing protein has protein sequence MKKPALLLALTASILGAATPALAAPKLSAQSIIVNPVPTSLSARVWVDRDPGGDRTPFYRVGDRISISTTVNEDAYVYLFNINPDGTTDQILPNRLSGSAFVRAGQTRTFPAQGDNFVFNISGPRGINKVLVIASRTPLNLDQLSQYQQGETFATVQPKTQAGLAQALSIVVNPVEQPVPQQNWTSDTVRYSVGR, from the coding sequence ATGAAGAAGCCCGCCCTGCTGCTCGCCCTGACCGCTTCCATCCTCGGCGCCGCCACCCCCGCCCTCGCCGCGCCCAAACTGAGCGCGCAGAGCATCATCGTCAATCCCGTGCCCACCAGCCTCAGCGCCCGCGTCTGGGTGGACCGCGACCCGGGTGGCGACCGCACCCCCTTCTACCGCGTCGGCGACCGCATCAGCATCAGCACGACCGTGAACGAGGACGCCTACGTGTACCTCTTCAACATCAACCCCGACGGCACCACCGACCAGATCCTCCCCAACCGCCTGAGCGGCAGCGCCTTCGTCCGCGCCGGGCAGACCCGCACCTTCCCCGCCCAGGGCGACAACTTCGTGTTCAACATCAGCGGCCCGCGCGGCATCAACAAGGTGCTGGTCATCGCCAGCCGCACCCCGCTGAACCTTGACCAGCTCAGCCAGTACCAGCAGGGCGAGACCTTCGCCACCGTGCAGCCCAAGACCCAGGCGGGCCTCGCGCAGGCGCTGAGCATCGTCGTGAACCCCGTCGAGCAGCCGGTCCCGCAGCAGAACTGGACGAGCGACACCGTCCGCTACAGCGTCGGCCGCTAA
- a CDS encoding S41 family peptidase — MTRAHLLLLPLLLAACTPTPTPDPLPTPQNDDVPTVARPGRPDQPACTLIPAWLAALGGPRHLMDVNVRPAPLRAQATPSLYDQLLDVREAINLNYWGTSKVDLQALHEQAESGARTAFGNLRAAALSAQTDAFMNSYVDGVRDGHTYFLDAAAYRAFQDTRTAAPTPTPRLGVRWAPVPAEDGAVLLDAFPGAPAAQAGLRRGDTLLSVNGQPLSRQPGASDDAHAARLTGLLGQASAAGQPVTVAYRRAQGGTETTLSTTVTPRVLSSAVLPSAQTVAPGTVLLRLPTFATSGVADQVHALISGAQQSGAAHLIVDVRGNGGGLLSEAIGVAGALVGERAGETIETLDGQDVTFAYRAGQVLAGVRCDPTSPVLTVKTPARWTGRLTLLVNEGSASASEIVAQLAAQGGATLIGEPTYGVGNTVTVIGGLSGERGLSVTIGRANDLRGQPLSPDVTPSPATPDDLRALAHGHDLPLEAALK, encoded by the coding sequence GTGACCCGCGCCCACCTCCTGCTGCTGCCCCTGCTGCTCGCCGCCTGCACGCCCACCCCCACCCCGGACCCGCTGCCCACCCCGCAGAACGACGACGTGCCCACCGTGGCGCGCCCCGGCCGCCCCGATCAGCCCGCCTGCACCCTGATCCCCGCGTGGCTGGCCGCGCTGGGCGGCCCACGCCACCTGATGGACGTGAACGTCCGGCCCGCCCCGCTGCGCGCCCAGGCCACGCCCAGCCTGTACGACCAGCTGCTCGACGTCCGCGAGGCCATCAACCTGAACTACTGGGGCACGTCGAAGGTCGACCTCCAGGCGCTGCACGAGCAGGCCGAGAGCGGCGCCCGCACGGCCTTCGGCAACCTGCGCGCCGCCGCCCTGAGCGCGCAGACCGACGCCTTCATGAACAGCTACGTGGACGGCGTGCGCGACGGCCACACCTACTTCCTGGACGCCGCCGCCTACCGCGCTTTCCAGGACACCCGCACCGCCGCGCCCACCCCCACGCCCCGCCTGGGTGTCCGCTGGGCGCCGGTCCCGGCCGAGGACGGCGCGGTGCTGCTCGACGCGTTCCCCGGCGCGCCGGCCGCGCAGGCAGGCCTGCGGCGCGGGGACACGCTGCTCAGCGTGAACGGCCAGCCGCTGAGCCGCCAGCCCGGCGCCAGTGACGACGCGCACGCCGCGCGCCTGACCGGCCTGCTGGGGCAGGCCAGCGCCGCCGGGCAGCCCGTGACGGTCGCCTACCGCCGCGCCCAGGGCGGGACCGAGACCACGCTGAGCACGACCGTCACGCCCCGCGTCCTGAGCAGCGCCGTCCTGCCCTCGGCGCAGACGGTCGCGCCGGGCACCGTGCTCCTGCGCCTGCCCACCTTCGCCACGTCCGGTGTGGCGGACCAGGTGCACGCCCTGATCAGCGGCGCGCAGCAGTCGGGTGCGGCCCACCTGATCGTGGACGTGCGCGGCAACGGCGGCGGCCTGCTGTCCGAGGCGATCGGCGTGGCGGGCGCCCTGGTCGGCGAGCGCGCCGGCGAGACCATCGAGACGCTGGACGGACAGGACGTCACCTTCGCGTACCGGGCGGGGCAGGTGCTCGCGGGCGTGCGCTGCGACCCTACCAGCCCGGTGCTGACCGTGAAGACCCCGGCCCGCTGGACCGGGCGGCTGACCCTGCTCGTGAACGAGGGCTCCGCCAGCGCCTCCGAGATCGTCGCGCAGCTCGCCGCGCAGGGTGGGGCCACCCTGATCGGCGAGCCGACCTACGGCGTGGGCAATACCGTCACCGTGATCGGTGGGCTGAGCGGCGAGCGGGGCCTGTCGGTCACGATCGGCCGCGCCAACGACCTGCGTGGGCAACCGCTGAGCCCCGACGTGACCCCCAGCCCTGCCACGCCGGACGACCTGCGCGCGCTGGCGCACGGCCACGACCTGCCCCTGGAAGCCGCGCTGAAATAA
- a CDS encoding S8 family serine peptidase — MIRRHLPHALLGGLLLGSALAATSIPGRPPAPTVPVPVAPAPLEEIPPLSPSTPAPGTTPSTVAPAPRPVTPTTPAAQPVTPGDPLFAAQWNLALIRMPQAWALERSAPVTVAVLDTGYVRSAELGARAVNGYDFVSDPRRAGDGSGRDADASAVGTFAYHGEVIANLIGAAHDGRGMAGINPAARIVHVRVADTEGTITVPDLVDGLKWAAGIPVAGAPVNPNPAKLLNLSLFADFIPLTGCDARVQAAVDAVTARGALVIAGAANDGQDASGYSPAGCRNVLTVTSVTEAGQRPAYANWGRSVALAAPGGDPARGIPSLSVSGPGGQRSPNGTSFAAPHATGVASLLLGVRPALSPALLRAYLTGSATPFPGGRCDPQPAQTCGAGTLNAEGALKRALASSLGK, encoded by the coding sequence ATGATCCGCCGCCACCTGCCTCACGCGCTGCTGGGGGGCCTGCTGCTGGGCTCTGCCCTGGCCGCCACGTCCATTCCCGGCCGGCCGCCCGCGCCCACCGTGCCGGTCCCCGTGGCCCCGGCGCCGCTGGAGGAGATCCCGCCCCTCTCGCCCAGCACTCCGGCCCCCGGCACCACTCCCAGCACGGTGGCGCCCGCACCGCGCCCGGTCACACCCACGACCCCCGCAGCGCAGCCGGTGACGCCGGGCGATCCGCTGTTCGCCGCTCAGTGGAACCTCGCGCTGATCCGCATGCCGCAGGCCTGGGCGCTGGAACGCAGCGCGCCCGTGACCGTGGCCGTGCTGGACACCGGGTACGTGCGCAGCGCGGAGCTGGGCGCGCGGGCCGTGAACGGCTACGACTTCGTCAGTGACCCCCGGCGCGCCGGGGACGGCAGCGGACGTGACGCGGACGCCAGCGCCGTCGGCACGTTCGCGTACCACGGCGAGGTGATCGCCAACCTGATCGGCGCGGCCCACGACGGACGCGGCATGGCCGGCATCAACCCGGCGGCGAGGATCGTGCACGTGCGCGTGGCCGACACCGAGGGCACCATCACCGTGCCGGACCTCGTGGACGGCCTGAAGTGGGCGGCGGGCATCCCCGTGGCGGGCGCGCCCGTGAACCCGAACCCGGCGAAACTCCTGAACCTCAGTCTGTTCGCGGACTTCATCCCGCTGACGGGCTGCGACGCGCGCGTGCAGGCCGCCGTGGACGCCGTCACCGCCCGGGGCGCGCTGGTCATCGCGGGGGCTGCCAATGACGGCCAGGACGCGAGCGGGTACTCGCCCGCCGGGTGCCGGAACGTGCTGACCGTCACCAGCGTCACCGAGGCCGGTCAGCGGCCCGCGTACGCCAACTGGGGCCGCAGCGTCGCGCTGGCTGCGCCGGGGGGCGACCCTGCGCGCGGCATTCCCAGCCTCAGCGTGAGCGGGCCCGGCGGGCAGCGCAGCCCGAACGGCACCAGCTTCGCCGCGCCGCACGCGACCGGGGTGGCCAGCCTGCTGCTGGGCGTCCGGCCGGCACTCAGTCCCGCCCTGCTGCGCGCGTACCTGACCGGCAGCGCCACGCCCTTCCCCGGTGGGCGCTGCGATCCGCAGCCAGCCCAGACCTGCGGCGCGGGCACCCTGAACGCCGAAGGAGCCCTGAAGCGCGCGCTGGCCTCCAGCCTCGGGAAGTGA